The DNA region GGTGAGGATGAAAAGACCGATCCGCTTTCCATTCATCGCTTTATGACGCGGGTGGCGGGGGAAGCCGACCTGGCTAAACCTGAAGAGCTGCATAACTTTCTTCTGTGGCCGGGCAGTTGTCTGATCGCCGCAAAGAGCGACCGGGAGATCGGTCGTATTCATGCAAAAAGCGGCGCCTGGGGAGGATCGGCATGGATGTCGGGCTTCTGCGCCGGTAAACGGCATAAAGAGGTCGTCACCGTCTTTGTTCCCTATGAACCGCCGCACTGGAGGCCGGCGCGGGAAAGGGCCATCCGCCTTTTTTACGGAGCGTTCCAGGCGACCGTGCCCGATGACGTGTTCTACTGATATGCGCCGACGGTTGTCTTCGCGGCTTACGTCGCGACTTCTCTCGCGGTTTTCTTTGCAGTTTTCCATTGACAGTTCTTCCTGCCTGGACTGAATGAGGGAATGGAACGCCGGATAAAAGGAAGGATCCGTGGGCAGGGTATGGCCGACTTCGTGGTCTTTCTCGACAATGAAGAACCCCTTGAAGGCCGTCTTGTCGATATCTCTGAAACCGGTCTACAGTTCCAGTGGATGACGGCCGATCGTTCGGACTCTACAGAAGAGCCTCTGTCTGATTCTCTGATTGGCGCCGTGTTACCCGGTATGCTGAACGGACCGGTGCTCGATGATGCTCTTCGTTTTGACGGTCGTATCCTCTGGATTCGCGATGATGGAGCTGCAAGCTTTGCAGGCATCGAATTCATCAAACAGATCGATCTTCCGCCGGCATTGCTCGCTCTTTCCATGAGCGGGGATTGAGAATAACGGTGGCCGGGATTGATCGTCACGGAAGCGTTTCATCGCTTTCTTCCACTCTGTCGATGAACCGATCGGTTTCTCTTTTTACCTGATTCGAAAGCAAGAGCATGGCCAGCAGATTGGGAAGGGCCATCAGTCCCGTCGTAAGATCCGAAACAATCCAGACGGCATCAAGCGTGACGACGGCGCCGATCCAGGCCGTTGCCACGGCGGCGACGCGATACCAGAAGATGGAGCCGCGGCCCCAGAGGAACTCGGCGGCCACCTCTCCGTAATAACTCCAGCCGAGGATCGTCGTAAAAGCAAAAGGATACAGACAGAGATTTAGCAGCTCGGGCCCGAAATGCGGGATTCTTTTGAACGCTGTCATGCTGAGCAGCATGCCGTCGGATTGATTGAGCCAGTCGCCGGCGGCGACAAGGACGATGCCGGTCAGAGCGCAGAGAATGATCGTATCCCAGAAAACGGTCGATGCCTGCACGAGTCCCTGATGAACGGCGTTAGGCGTTCGTGCCGCTGCCGCCGCCATCGGAGCGCTGCCCTGGCCGGCTTCGTTTGAAAAAAGACCCCGGGCTGAGCCGTACCGGAGCGCCTCTTTTACTCCGGCGCCGGCAAAGCAGCCGGCCGCCGCCTCTCCCTGAAAGGCCGATTGCACGATACGCAGTAT from Leptonema illini DSM 21528 includes:
- a CDS encoding PilZ domain-containing protein; its protein translation is MERRIKGRIRGQGMADFVVFLDNEEPLEGRLVDISETGLQFQWMTADRSDSTEEPLSDSLIGAVLPGMLNGPVLDDALRFDGRILWIRDDGAASFAGIEFIKQIDLPPALLALSMSGD